One genomic region from Stegostoma tigrinum isolate sSteTig4 unplaced genomic scaffold, sSteTig4.hap1 scaffold_90, whole genome shotgun sequence encodes:
- the LOC132209384 gene encoding ral guanine nucleotide dissociation stimulator-like 1 isoform X2, translating into MSRTSNSCLFSRSDVKVHNTQTKSSEQRATFQNEDSDDSITAASILSDSSHLEMEEPSTSQKASEKSLKSVDTASSGGSSNSGAPAKPNYDIAKSRRRAGLGSCWCASRQRDNRQNEKSCLIRVQLEEDRAQEFKTILVTNQDRVSEIFHKAMTMLKFEPERPQDFDLAQIIESNKVLILPADAILYYTMNKKVSHDFILRFTERRSSCLCKF; encoded by the exons atgtCGCGCacatcaaactcctg cctgttttcaagGAGTGATGTTAAAGTACACAACACTCaaactaaaagctctgagcagcgAGCAACCTttcagaatgaggattcagacgacagcattaccgcagccagcattttatccgattccagccacttggaaatggaagagccgagcacttcgcaaaaagcgtcagaaaag tcattaaaatccgtggatactgcctcctctggaggttcatCCAACAGTGGTGCACCAGCAAAACCAAATTATGACATAGCCAAGTCTCGTAGGCGTGcgggtttgggcagctgctggtgtgcaTCACGTCAGAGGGACAaccgccagaatgagaaaagctgcctcatccgagtccaattagaggaggacagagcacaagaattcaaaacgattttg gtgactaatcaagatcgGGTTTCCGAAATCTTCCACAAAGCCATGACCATgctcaaatttgaacccgagcgTCCTCAGGACTTTGATCTCGCACAGATtattgaatcaaataaag tgctcatacttccggccgatgccatcctgtattacacaatgaacaagaaagtgagtcacgacttcatcctgagattcactgaaagaagatcttcatgtctatgcaagttttag
- the LOC132209384 gene encoding ral guanine nucleotide dissociation stimulator-like 1 isoform X1 has translation MQQYLSEDSEYVTGIVGVCSSSELEKPPKPKKSVFKRLSCLFSRSDVKVHNTQTKSSEQRATFQNEDSDDSITAASILSDSSHLEMEEPSTSQKASEKSLKSVDTASSGGSSNSGAPAKPNYDIAKSRRRAGLGSCWCASRQRDNRQNEKSCLIRVQLEEDRAQEFKTILVTNQDRVSEIFHKAMTMLKFEPERPQDFDLAQIIESNKVLILPADAILYYTMNKKVSHDFILRFTERRSSCLCKF, from the exons atgcaacaatacttaagtgaggatagcgagtacgtaactggtattgtaggagtgtgcag ctcctctgaactcgagaaaccgccaaagcccaaaaagagtgtgtttaaacgcctcagctg cctgttttcaagGAGTGATGTTAAAGTACACAACACTCaaactaaaagctctgagcagcgAGCAACCTttcagaatgaggattcagacgacagcattaccgcagccagcattttatccgattccagccacttggaaatggaagagccgagcacttcgcaaaaagcgtcagaaaag tcattaaaatccgtggatactgcctcctctggaggttcatCCAACAGTGGTGCACCAGCAAAACCAAATTATGACATAGCCAAGTCTCGTAGGCGTGcgggtttgggcagctgctggtgtgcaTCACGTCAGAGGGACAaccgccagaatgagaaaagctgcctcatccgagtccaattagaggaggacagagcacaagaattcaaaacgattttg gtgactaatcaagatcgGGTTTCCGAAATCTTCCACAAAGCCATGACCATgctcaaatttgaacccgagcgTCCTCAGGACTTTGATCTCGCACAGATtattgaatcaaataaag tgctcatacttccggccgatgccatcctgtattacacaatgaacaagaaagtgagtcacgacttcatcctgagattcactgaaagaagatcttcatgtctatgcaagttttag